GACCATGTCGGACTGGTTTCAGGAGATGTTTCGGAGATGTGCGGCCGTCGAACCTGACTTCCGCTGCCTGCGGTCGTTTTCGCATGTTCGCGCGACTCGCCTTTGCGAGTCGAAGCGAATCCTGTCGCATTCACCGCTGAGAATGATGAGCACACGCTTCGCTTCGACGAACCGGCACGACTCAATTCGGAACCGTGACCGGAGCGACGCGTGCGCCGGGACGCTGGTACGTCGCAGTTCGGGACGCGGAAGTGTGAGCCACCGCACGTCCAACTTCAAACCCGGCGCATAAAAAAGCGAGGATGCCGATCAGACATCCTCGCTGAGAGAAGCTCAATCCGATTCTCGGCGACTATTCCGGCGCGGCGGTGTCGTCGCCGGCATCGTCAGCAGGAGCCGCGTCGTCAGCAGGCGCTGCATCGTCGGCTGTCGGAGCAGACACTTCAACACCACCCGGAGTCGCGGCGCCGCCTCCGGTGTCAGCGCTGCCGGAACTGCCTTCGGGAGCCTTTGCTGCCCCGCCAGTCGATTCACCCGCCGGCTGACAACCCAAAACGAATGATGTTGTCGCGGCCAGCACAAATACGCTTAACCATTTTCTTAGTTTCATAACCCAGCCTTTCAAAACACGCGCGGAATGTGAGTTTCACCCAGAACCTCGATATCCGCGGCAAATTCACGTTCATCGAATATTCATCGATGGCACAGGGTTCAATTTTCCAGATCCACAGCGAATTTCAACCGTGGTCCGGGTGCAATGCCGCGAAGTATCAGATTTGCGAAAATTGCGTTACGTCCCGCGTTTCCCGAAGCAGGTAGCAGGTGGCCGTTAGTCTCGCAAATCCGATATTGTGCCAAATCGCGACATCTGCCACATTCTGAAGTGAGCCTCGAGCGGCATTCGCGAGTACGCGTGCTGACCAGATCCTGTTGCCGGCGACCGGGAAACGGGGGCGTCGTCCTGCGGCTGGCGGAAGGAACGGAACTGCCGCTTGCCGTCTTCCCGATACCTGTTCGTTCTGCAGACTCATGCAACAGATCTTTCTGCTGGGCACATTCATCTGGCCGTACCGCCGGCGACTGATCCTGTCGGTCATCTGCGCGATGCTGGTGTCCGTGCTGTGGTCCATGAACCTGTCGATCACGTTTCCCGTGGTCCGCGTGCTGTTTGTCGACGACAGTCTGCATTCGTACGTTGACGGGCAGATATCGTCCTACAAGGCGGACATCCGAAAAAACACGACGATCCTGGACGGGCTGCGGGACGATCAGATCCCCGAACGCGCGCGGATTCAGCGCCGGCTGAACGATGCTTCGCGGAACCTGCTGTTCAATCAGTGGCTGAAGGATGTCGTGATGCCGCTGGTGCCCGACAACAAGTTCCGGACGGTGCTGCTGATTCTGGCGGTCGTCGTGCTGGCGACGGCCGTCAAGGGTGTGGCCATCTATGTTCAGGAACTGCTTGTCGGCGCGGTGGTCCATGCTTCCGCGAATGACATCCGGGCCGCAGCCTTCGACAGCGCTTTGCGGCTGGATTATCAGTCGCTGAACGCACTGGGCACGTCCACTTTGACATCCCGCCTGACGAACGATGTCACGGAACTGAGCGTGGGCATGCGAATGTTCGGCGCACAACTGGTCCGCGAACCTCTGAAGGTTGCCTGCTGCATCATCGCGGCACTGTGGTTCAACTGGAGGCTGACGCTGGTCTCGCTGCTGGTCCTGCCGCTGATCGGCCTGCTGTTTTATCGGTCGGGACGCATCCTTCGCAGCGCCGCGCGAGACACGATGGAGACCATGTCCGGCATCTACCACCGGGTGTCTGAGACGTTCGAGTCCATTCGCGTGGTCGTGGCGTTCGACGGAAGGCCGCACCATGAACAGCAGTTGCGGAAGGCCAACGACGAGTACTTTCAGCATTCCATGAAGATGGTGAAAGTCAGCGCCCTGATTCGGCCGGTGACGGAACTGCTGGGAATTGTCGCATTCAGTGCGGTTTTGATTCCCGGAGCTTACATGGTGCTTAACGACACCGATCAGATCTGGGGAGTCAAGCTGGCCAACGGACCCCTGGGAATCGCGGAACTGACGACGCTGTATGTTCTGCTGGCTGGAATCCTGGATCCGGTTCGCAAGCTGTCCGGCGTGTTTCCGCAGTTCAAGCGATCTCTGGGTGCTGCGGACCGCGTATTTGAAATTGTCGAGCAGCGGACGGAAATTCCCGAACCGGACGTTCCGACACGTCTGACGAAACACGGCGGAAGTATCACGTTCGACAACGTCTCGTTCCATTACCGAAACGCCTCGCCGGACCCGTCCGGCAACCTGTTGACGCTGCAGAACATCGATCTGGAAATTCCGTTCGGGCAGGTCGTCGCTGTCGTCGGCGGCAACGGGTCCGGCAAGTCAACTCTGCTTAGCCTGCTGCCGCGACTGATGGATCCCACGCAGGGCGAAGTCCGCATCGACGGCGTTGATACCCGAAAAATGCCGCTGCACGATCTGAGAAAACAGATCGGCCTGGTGACGCAGGACACGATTCTGTTTGACGAATCCATCTACGACAACGTCCTGTACGGCTGCCCGGAGGCCGACGCGGCTCAGGTCGAGGCCGCCATCCGCAATGCTCACGCCGCGGAATTTGTCGCGCTGCTGCCGGAAGGGCTGAACACGCGAGTCGGGCCCAGAGGACAGAAGCTGTCGGGAGGCCAGAAACAGCGGCTGGCGCTGGCGCGGGCCATCGTGCGGGATCCGTCGATCCTGATTCTCGACGAAGCGACTTCCGCCATCGACGCGGAAAGTGAAGTATTGATTTACAGGGCGCTGAAACGATATGCCCAGGGACGCACGGTGTTCGTGATCACTCACGTTATCAGTCAGACGTTTCTGGACCTGATTGACCGCGTCGTGGTGCTGAATCATGGCCGTGTGATTGCCCACGGCACTCACGACGAATTAGTGCGGACCTGTCCCGAATACGGCCGGCTTGTGCAGCCGGACGGCGGCACTCGAAAGGCCGCCTGACGGCGAAACGGGTGGGTTTCCGGCCTGCCTTGGTCGGCCAACAGTTGAACGACATCGGACTCGGTGTTCCGCACTTTTCCCGACACCGTTCCGCCTTCGGGCAGAGATGCCACCACGGAGACTGCGAAGATGGAAACTTCAACGCCCTGCGACCTCTGTCAGCAAAACGACTTCGCGACGGTTGCCGACCGCGATCGCCACGGTCGACCGCTGCTGACAGCCATCTGCCGTCACTGCGGTCTGGTGAGGCACGCGACGGTGCCGACTGAGTCCGAACTGCAGCAGTTCTACTCGACGATTTATCGCGAGGAATACAACGGCGAACGCACTCCGGGGCCGCGGCGAGTCATGCGGGCCTGGAACAACGGCGAACGGATCTGTGGCCAGGTGGCTCCGCTGCTGCCAAGGAACGCTCGCGTTCTGGAAGTCGGTGCCGGCATCGGGTGTACAGTGAAAGTCTTTGAACGAGCCGGTTTTCGCGCCGAAGGCATCGATCCCGGCGGTGAGTTCCTGAAGTTCTCACGCGATCAACTGCATACCAATGTGCGAATCTGCAACCTGTATGATCTGCAGCCGCAGCACCAGTACGACGCCGTATTGCTGGTGCATGTGATTGAGCATCTGAGATCTCCGTCAACCGCCGTGAAACAGATCGCCGGCCTGCTGAAGCCGGGTGGAATGCTGTACGTCGAGTGTCCGAACCTGCAGGCTCCGTTCGCCCGTCGGAGTCAGCTCTTCCACGCTGCTCATATCTTCAACTTCGTGCCGGAGACGCTGCAGTGTCTGGCACAGGCATGCGGATTTCGGCTTCGCAAACGCTTTGGAGACCAGCAGGACGTTAATCTGCAAATGCTGTTTCAGCACACCGGCGAATGCCGCCTGGACATCGATTCCC
This is a stretch of genomic DNA from Planctomycetaceae bacterium. It encodes these proteins:
- a CDS encoding class I SAM-dependent methyltransferase, which gives rise to METSTPCDLCQQNDFATVADRDRHGRPLLTAICRHCGLVRHATVPTESELQQFYSTIYREEYNGERTPGPRRVMRAWNNGERICGQVAPLLPRNARVLEVGAGIGCTVKVFERAGFRAEGIDPGGEFLKFSRDQLHTNVRICNLYDLQPQHQYDAVLLVHVIEHLRSPSTAVKQIAGLLKPGGMLYVECPNLQAPFARRSQLFHAAHIFNFVPETLQCLAQACGFRLRKRFGDQQDVNLQMLFQHTGECRLDIDSRVCGETVEGLNRANPVPYHLRWRYLTERFQKVAGYAREHLSSKTFVSDLIEECGCGPEDHEHQPPSSRAA
- a CDS encoding ABC transporter ATP-binding protein; its protein translation is MQQIFLLGTFIWPYRRRLILSVICAMLVSVLWSMNLSITFPVVRVLFVDDSLHSYVDGQISSYKADIRKNTTILDGLRDDQIPERARIQRRLNDASRNLLFNQWLKDVVMPLVPDNKFRTVLLILAVVVLATAVKGVAIYVQELLVGAVVHASANDIRAAAFDSALRLDYQSLNALGTSTLTSRLTNDVTELSVGMRMFGAQLVREPLKVACCIIAALWFNWRLTLVSLLVLPLIGLLFYRSGRILRSAARDTMETMSGIYHRVSETFESIRVVVAFDGRPHHEQQLRKANDEYFQHSMKMVKVSALIRPVTELLGIVAFSAVLIPGAYMVLNDTDQIWGVKLANGPLGIAELTTLYVLLAGILDPVRKLSGVFPQFKRSLGAADRVFEIVEQRTEIPEPDVPTRLTKHGGSITFDNVSFHYRNASPDPSGNLLTLQNIDLEIPFGQVVAVVGGNGSGKSTLLSLLPRLMDPTQGEVRIDGVDTRKMPLHDLRKQIGLVTQDTILFDESIYDNVLYGCPEADAAQVEAAIRNAHAAEFVALLPEGLNTRVGPRGQKLSGGQKQRLALARAIVRDPSILILDEATSAIDAESEVLIYRALKRYAQGRTVFVITHVISQTFLDLIDRVVVLNHGRVIAHGTHDELVRTCPEYGRLVQPDGGTRKAA